One genomic region from Flagellimonas oceani encodes:
- a CDS encoding alpha-2-macroglobulin family protein encodes MSRSYKTLLIALLILAASCKKKDGSETDNLFKFKDYISYHTNGNQSISTPITIALAQQLEQFELTQELPKEYLDISPKVDGELIINNGRELIFQPSEYLKPNTEYTVSLKLNKLFEDIESEFKTYTFSFKTIAPNFRINLGNLQSYSKDWQYLTGTLDASDILDASKLKSVLTVKQGDKTVPVKWDNTTENAQYFSFKIDSISRKTDDSQLTINWTGDAYNIENEGSENYTIPGKNKFVIVDAKTTSSPNAVLTLNFSEPLKQDQNLNGLVTIENAESLRYEINGNVLSVYPSNRILGEVRVNAFQGIKSEYGFTLKNDFSELVSFEQLKPAVRLISKGTILPNAASTPIYFETVNLAAVEVRVIQVYQDNMLQYLQNYDLTENYSPDFRPVGRRVAYKVIPLTEDGNQNTSYWQAHGLDLSELIKINPGSLYRVEFSFKKEHTTYDCGNSQESEESTTEYALEQSSDEASEEERYWDNEIYNYRNYDYNWEERDNPCHSAYYNYERIAATNLLGSDLGLIVKKGSNRSHHFAVTNLLTTQPVGGAKIRLYNFQQQLIGETTTDAKGLSVYDSDKGIAFAVAEHSNNFAYAKLADGNALSLSKFDVSGEQLQKGLQGYLYTERGVHRPGDVIHLTFVLDDNANPLPKGHPVALEVSDARGKLVQRHILKEGSIPVADGLYAKKEKNFYYFPIPTEATAPTGSWTAKVIVGGAQFSKTLKVATVKPNRLKVNFAFDDEVLEANSFNSGKAEVKWLHGAPARNLKIDINATLSQTSSAFPKYKNYIFQDPVRTFDQTELQWISSNLDANGVLDINKKIDVNGNAPGMLKATFTTKVFEGGGDFSIDVFSKNLAPFSHFVGLRSPEAKRYGSFLTDDNNTFDVVSVDAQGNPSGNRKLKVQVFKIEWRWWWNRGNDNLSRYENATVHRPFKEMDITTGSDGKANFNINVPDEQGGRYLIRVMDEVSGHATGRTAYFYRNWWRRPSSADAESSKILIFSTDKEKYTLGEEATVTFPSDKGGRALVSIENGTEVLSQQWIETSAQETRATIPITAEMAPNAYVNISLLQPHSQVKNDLPIRLYGVVPLLVENPATFLEPQISMPDVLQPETAYKVTVSEASKKPMTYSLAVVDEGLLDLTRFTTPDIHSSFYARQALGVKTFDIFDDVMGAYSVSVDNIYAIGGGGIGAGAKNRKAQRFKPVVTYLGPFTLKAGEKATHTIDMPNYVGSVRAMVVAGNLNSAYGNAEKTTPVRKPLMVLTSIPRKLSPGETVTIPVTVFAMEPKVKNVKVSIDAGKALEPLNGTSKNISFNAVGEQIVNFDFKVNPTSSFQTIKVTATGAGENASNETEIDVENPNPVTTKSELYTLDPNGSQTIAMETFGTSGTNTAFIEFSTLPPMDFSKRMDYLLRYPHGCVEQTTSAAFPQLFLADVLDITFDKKKNIEENIKAAIDRLGDFQVPNGGLSYWPGYGNADDWGTSYAGHFMLEAKQQGYQLPLTFLSNWLRYQKNAARQWSNQSTYYNDDVSQAYRLYTLALAQQPELAAMNRLRETANLSNEAKWRLAAAYALVGKKEVAEAIAQKANINFKPNNYNYRTYGSVFRNRAMALETMVILGDTQQRELAVSLAKNLSSQQWYSTQETAFALLAMSKMVMKNGGRSIDLTFTNNGKDINVKTDRAIAQRELSVTSFKEEIELKNNQGNIIYATLTQTGKLPVGEELAQQQNLRLSVNYQDPLGNSVNINELRQGTEFEAKVTVFNSSDDYIDNVALTHIVPSGWEIVDTSFVSGDDENASKADYVDTRDDRTHLYFDLDAKKSKTFTIKLNASFLGDYYLPGAQVEAMYDNNYQARNKGQWVKIVQ; translated from the coding sequence ATGTCTCGATCCTACAAAACGCTTCTAATTGCCCTACTTATTTTAGCTGCCTCCTGTAAAAAAAAGGACGGCTCCGAAACGGATAACCTATTCAAGTTCAAGGACTATATCAGTTATCACACCAACGGCAACCAAAGTATTTCCACACCAATTACCATTGCCTTGGCCCAACAATTGGAGCAATTTGAACTGACCCAAGAACTGCCCAAGGAATATTTGGATATCTCACCAAAGGTGGATGGTGAGCTCATCATTAATAATGGAAGGGAACTCATTTTCCAACCTTCGGAATACTTAAAGCCGAATACGGAATACACCGTTAGCCTGAAGCTCAACAAACTCTTCGAGGATATAGAAAGTGAATTCAAGACCTATACCTTCAGTTTTAAGACAATTGCCCCTAATTTTAGAATCAATCTGGGAAATTTACAGTCGTACAGCAAGGATTGGCAATACCTCACGGGCACTTTGGATGCCTCGGACATTCTGGATGCCTCTAAACTAAAATCTGTACTGACCGTTAAGCAAGGTGACAAAACTGTTCCCGTTAAATGGGACAACACCACTGAGAATGCGCAATACTTCAGCTTTAAAATTGATAGCATTTCCAGAAAAACAGATGATAGTCAACTTACCATCAACTGGACCGGCGACGCCTACAATATTGAAAATGAAGGTTCGGAAAACTATACGATACCCGGGAAGAACAAATTTGTGATTGTTGATGCGAAAACCACCTCCTCTCCCAATGCCGTCTTGACCCTAAACTTCTCCGAGCCGTTGAAGCAAGACCAAAACCTGAACGGTTTGGTAACGATTGAAAATGCAGAAAGTCTTCGATATGAAATCAACGGAAACGTGTTGAGCGTATATCCTTCCAACCGAATTTTGGGGGAGGTCCGTGTCAATGCTTTTCAAGGCATCAAAAGCGAATATGGTTTTACGTTGAAGAACGATTTCTCCGAATTGGTCTCTTTTGAACAGCTCAAACCTGCCGTTCGATTGATTTCCAAAGGAACCATTTTACCCAATGCCGCCTCCACACCCATCTATTTTGAAACGGTCAACCTTGCGGCAGTTGAAGTCCGTGTTATTCAGGTGTATCAGGACAATATGCTGCAATATCTTCAAAATTATGACCTCACCGAAAATTACAGTCCCGATTTTAGGCCCGTAGGACGAAGGGTGGCATACAAAGTAATTCCCTTGACCGAGGATGGAAACCAAAACACCAGTTACTGGCAGGCACACGGTTTGGATTTGTCTGAATTGATCAAAATAAACCCCGGTTCCTTGTATCGCGTCGAGTTCAGTTTCAAAAAAGAGCACACCACCTACGATTGTGGCAATAGTCAAGAAAGTGAAGAATCAACTACGGAATATGCCCTAGAGCAAAGCTCCGACGAAGCCTCGGAAGAAGAACGCTACTGGGACAACGAAATCTACAATTACAGAAACTACGACTATAATTGGGAAGAGCGCGACAATCCCTGTCACTCCGCCTACTACAATTACGAGAGAATAGCAGCGACAAATCTCTTGGGAAGCGATTTGGGCCTCATCGTTAAAAAAGGAAGTAACCGCTCCCATCATTTTGCAGTGACCAATTTGCTTACCACGCAACCCGTAGGAGGCGCTAAAATAAGGCTCTACAATTTTCAACAACAGCTTATCGGCGAAACTACCACGGATGCCAAAGGATTATCGGTTTATGATAGCGACAAGGGCATTGCCTTTGCCGTGGCCGAGCACAGCAACAATTTTGCCTACGCCAAGCTAGCGGACGGAAACGCACTGTCCCTGAGCAAGTTTGATGTTTCCGGTGAGCAGCTCCAAAAAGGATTGCAAGGCTATTTATATACCGAAAGAGGCGTGCACCGTCCCGGCGATGTCATTCATTTGACCTTTGTTTTGGATGATAATGCCAACCCTTTGCCCAAAGGGCATCCCGTAGCTTTGGAAGTCAGCGACGCACGAGGCAAATTGGTACAGCGCCATATTTTAAAAGAAGGAAGTATCCCGGTAGCTGACGGTCTATATGCCAAAAAAGAAAAGAATTTTTACTATTTCCCCATTCCAACGGAAGCCACTGCGCCAACAGGAAGCTGGACGGCCAAAGTGATTGTGGGAGGAGCACAATTCAGTAAAACCTTAAAAGTGGCCACGGTAAAGCCCAATCGATTAAAAGTGAATTTTGCTTTTGATGATGAAGTTTTGGAAGCGAACTCCTTCAACAGCGGAAAAGCCGAGGTAAAATGGTTGCACGGCGCTCCCGCCCGCAACCTCAAAATAGACATCAATGCCACGTTGAGCCAAACTTCCTCAGCGTTTCCAAAATACAAAAACTACATATTCCAAGACCCTGTTCGCACCTTCGACCAGACCGAACTGCAATGGATATCATCCAATTTGGATGCCAATGGAGTACTCGACATCAACAAAAAAATAGATGTGAACGGCAACGCGCCCGGAATGTTGAAGGCGACCTTTACCACCAAGGTGTTTGAAGGCGGAGGCGATTTTTCCATAGATGTGTTCTCCAAGAATTTGGCACCCTTTTCCCACTTTGTGGGACTACGTTCGCCAGAAGCAAAACGGTATGGTTCCTTTTTAACGGACGATAACAATACATTTGACGTAGTTTCAGTGGATGCACAAGGAAATCCATCAGGCAACCGAAAACTAAAAGTACAGGTCTTCAAAATTGAATGGCGCTGGTGGTGGAACCGCGGTAACGACAACCTTTCCCGCTATGAAAATGCAACCGTCCACCGACCTTTCAAAGAAATGGACATAACTACGGGAAGTGATGGCAAAGCCAACTTCAACATCAATGTTCCTGATGAACAAGGAGGACGGTACTTGATTCGTGTTATGGACGAGGTTTCGGGACACGCAACAGGTCGCACGGCCTATTTTTACCGCAATTGGTGGCGAAGACCATCATCTGCTGATGCCGAGAGTTCCAAAATTCTGATTTTCTCCACCGACAAAGAAAAATACACCCTTGGGGAAGAAGCAACGGTCACTTTCCCATCGGATAAAGGCGGTCGTGCTTTGGTCAGCATCGAAAATGGCACCGAGGTGCTCTCACAGCAATGGATTGAAACGTCTGCCCAAGAAACCAGGGCCACCATTCCGATTACCGCAGAAATGGCGCCCAATGCCTACGTGAACATTTCGTTGCTGCAACCGCACAGCCAGGTCAAAAACGACCTGCCCATCCGGTTGTACGGTGTTGTTCCCCTTTTGGTGGAAAATCCCGCGACATTCTTGGAGCCACAGATCAGTATGCCGGATGTGCTGCAACCAGAAACGGCATACAAGGTTACCGTGTCCGAAGCCAGTAAAAAGCCAATGACGTATTCGTTGGCCGTGGTGGACGAAGGCCTGTTGGACTTGACACGATTTACCACTCCCGACATTCACAGTTCTTTCTACGCCAGACAAGCGTTGGGCGTAAAAACCTTCGATATTTTTGATGATGTGATGGGTGCCTACTCCGTAAGTGTGGATAATATCTATGCCATTGGTGGTGGTGGCATTGGTGCTGGTGCCAAAAATAGAAAGGCACAACGCTTTAAACCCGTGGTCACCTATCTTGGACCATTTACCTTAAAGGCTGGGGAAAAAGCAACACATACCATCGATATGCCGAACTACGTAGGTTCTGTCCGGGCTATGGTAGTTGCAGGAAACCTGAACAGTGCATACGGCAATGCCGAAAAAACCACACCCGTACGTAAACCATTAATGGTACTGACCTCCATTCCAAGAAAATTATCTCCCGGAGAGACCGTGACCATACCGGTTACCGTTTTTGCTATGGAGCCGAAGGTCAAAAACGTAAAGGTCAGCATCGATGCCGGAAAAGCATTGGAACCCCTCAACGGTACTTCCAAAAACATCAGCTTCAATGCGGTTGGGGAGCAAATCGTCAATTTTGATTTTAAGGTCAACCCAACATCATCGTTCCAAACTATAAAAGTTACCGCTACGGGAGCGGGCGAAAATGCGAGCAACGAGACCGAAATCGATGTGGAAAATCCAAATCCGGTAACCACCAAAAGTGAATTGTACACGCTCGACCCCAACGGGTCGCAGACCATCGCAATGGAAACTTTTGGCACATCGGGCACCAATACAGCGTTTATTGAATTCTCTACACTTCCGCCGATGGATTTTTCCAAACGGATGGATTACCTGCTACGCTATCCCCACGGATGCGTGGAGCAAACAACTTCCGCAGCATTTCCACAATTGTTCTTGGCAGATGTATTGGACATCACTTTTGATAAAAAGAAGAATATCGAGGAAAACATAAAAGCTGCCATTGACAGACTTGGCGACTTCCAAGTTCCCAATGGTGGATTGAGTTACTGGCCCGGTTATGGCAACGCCGATGATTGGGGAACCTCCTACGCAGGTCATTTTATGCTGGAAGCCAAACAGCAGGGGTATCAATTACCGTTGACCTTCTTGAGCAATTGGCTGCGCTATCAGAAAAATGCCGCACGCCAATGGAGCAACCAGAGCACCTATTACAACGATGATGTTTCACAGGCGTACCGATTGTACACCTTGGCCTTGGCCCAACAGCCCGAACTGGCCGCAATGAACCGTTTACGGGAAACCGCAAACCTCAGCAACGAGGCCAAATGGAGATTGGCGGCTGCTTATGCCTTGGTCGGGAAAAAAGAGGTGGCTGAGGCCATCGCCCAAAAGGCAAACATCAACTTTAAGCCCAATAACTACAATTACAGAACCTATGGTTCGGTATTCAGAAACCGTGCGATGGCCTTGGAGACTATGGTGATTTTGGGTGACACGCAACAAAGGGAACTGGCCGTTTCCTTGGCCAAAAATCTATCATCCCAGCAATGGTACAGCACCCAAGAAACAGCTTTTGCACTCTTGGCAATGTCCAAAATGGTTATGAAGAATGGAGGAAGGTCCATCGACCTTACTTTTACCAACAATGGTAAGGACATTAATGTCAAAACTGATAGGGCTATAGCACAGCGGGAACTTTCCGTGACTTCCTTTAAAGAGGAAATCGAACTGAAAAACAATCAAGGAAACATCATTTACGCGACCCTTACCCAAACTGGAAAATTACCCGTTGGCGAGGAGTTGGCACAGCAGCAAAACCTTAGGTTGTCCGTGAACTACCAAGATCCATTGGGCAATTCCGTCAATATAAATGAACTGAGGCAAGGAACAGAATTTGAAGCAAAAGTGACCGTTTTCAACAGTTCCGACGATTATATCGACAATGTGGCACTGACCCATATCGTACCCAGCGGATGGGAGATTGTGGATACCTCTTTTGTAAGCGGGGACGATGAAAATGCATCCAAAGCGGATTATGTGGACACTCGGGACGACCGAACCCATCTGTATTTTGATTTGGATGCGAAAAAATCCAAGACCTTTACCATTAAGTTGAATGCATCGTTCTTGGGCGATTATTATTTGCCCGGTGCCCAAGTCGAAGCGATGTATGACAACAACTACCAAGCTCGAAACAAAGGCCAATGGGTAAAAATAGTTCAGTAA
- a CDS encoding TPM domain-containing protein: MQYPKASFLLFFLCVSIAWGQFSIPEKPKKQTSVYDYVNLLSPSQSNALEQKLVRYSDSTSTQIVIAVISSTEGEDINFLGAQWGQKWGIGQADKDNGVLVLLARDDRRIAINTGYGVEGRLTDLMSRRIIETVIIPEFKKGDYYSGLDKGSDAIFKVLTGEFTEDRTFGNGKKFPIDALFPIIIFFVIIIILWSRKNKGGGNGGRGGRSPNIWDMIILSNMGRSSGSSGGFGSGGGFSGGGFGGGFGGGGFGGGGASGGW, from the coding sequence ATGCAATATCCAAAGGCTAGTTTTTTACTGTTTTTTTTATGTGTTTCCATAGCTTGGGGTCAGTTTAGCATACCCGAAAAACCCAAAAAGCAAACCAGTGTTTATGATTATGTGAACCTATTGTCGCCTTCGCAAAGCAATGCCTTGGAACAAAAATTGGTTCGGTATTCCGATAGTACCTCGACCCAGATTGTTATTGCGGTCATAAGTTCCACCGAAGGTGAGGACATCAACTTTTTGGGTGCGCAATGGGGACAAAAGTGGGGCATTGGGCAAGCGGACAAGGACAACGGTGTACTGGTGCTATTGGCTAGGGACGACCGCAGAATTGCCATCAACACGGGATATGGTGTAGAAGGCAGACTCACCGACCTAATGTCGAGACGTATAATAGAAACAGTGATCATTCCCGAATTTAAGAAAGGAGATTATTATAGTGGTCTTGACAAAGGTTCTGATGCTATTTTTAAAGTATTGACGGGCGAGTTTACCGAGGACCGGACTTTTGGCAACGGTAAAAAATTCCCGATAGATGCACTTTTTCCGATAATCATATTTTTTGTCATCATCATTATTCTTTGGAGCCGAAAAAATAAAGGCGGCGGCAATGGTGGCCGCGGAGGTCGAAGTCCCAATATCTGGGACATGATCATTTTGAGCAATATGGGGCGTAGCTCTGGCTCTTCCGGTGGATTTGGCAGCGGAGGCGGATTTAGCGGCGGAGGATTTGGTGGTGGCTTCGGTGGAGGCGGATTTGGCGGGGGCGGTGCCTCTGGAGGGTGGTAG
- a CDS encoding outer membrane beta-barrel protein, which produces MRKNYIHFVLILLFFSFSSVQAQDFLVKGKIVDAATGSPIEAATIYAETLRDSTLITYTITNSEGIFALEGRTAYKKARLAFSSNGFTPQTREVTLEPVMEIGTIKMDERVQELDGIDLVGERVPITVKKDTLEFNADSFKTRPDATVEDVLKKLPGVEVASDGTITVNGKEVNQVLVNGQVFFSTDPKVATKSLSKDVISKIQITDTKTKEQEFIGESGNGETKTINLTLKEDKNKGYMGRLSGGYGTDDRYQANGLLNYFNDTERISVLGSSNNINNPGFSFDEIYEMVGNSRGGGVRFNRNGAFSIGDMSFGFGEGIVTSSTIGGSYANQDKGKYKVDGNYFYAYSDSYNDERTSRENILPDGSFFTDTESSFVGGTISNQAAANLEFDINKTTRITVQPNLSVNNTNSSNSENTISTDEDGNLINDNTSLQVTDGFQRNFGNRLEIMKRLDTLGKYVRVYFNNDNRVSDSETSLNSERNIYGDDPSQVLLNQRTLIDNSNDNYELGASYRQPLNKELYLDFRYSYEKNEQQNQRTVSDFDELTGEYIYNMALSSDFDFKVNKHVPEVGVGSNGKKLRFNLRARLEGNRLENEDFIQETSFSKDYSNLLLSSYANYDLGNNKRMSFMYRSQLQVPSINQMQPVLNVSNPLNIVQGNPNLDPQINHNFYLNFNNYNWRERTGIFFWSSLDINEDRIVSSTTTDEDFIRTTTYQNVKGNYNAAMGINYSKQIKKDSLYTLKLTFRPNASINKQVGFTNGAQLESNSFAIRPSAGLLFNYKEMLEIEPEYTLAVNATRYNLDNVEDVDFTTHNLSFKLTSYWPENLVWGNDITYSYNGNLGAGFDKDAIFWNMSLGVQMFKKKATLKVLAYDLLNQNINTRRTTGQDFIQDFQGTALRRYFMGSLTIKFDSFGGKGAPEKRGGRFMRL; this is translated from the coding sequence TTGAGAAAAAATTACATTCACTTCGTTCTGATTTTATTATTTTTTTCGTTCTCTTCCGTTCAAGCTCAGGATTTTTTGGTAAAAGGTAAAATTGTGGATGCCGCAACGGGCTCTCCGATTGAGGCGGCCACTATTTATGCAGAAACATTGAGGGATAGTACTTTGATCACCTATACCATAACCAATTCCGAAGGGATTTTTGCCTTGGAGGGAAGAACAGCTTATAAGAAAGCAAGACTGGCTTTTTCCAGCAATGGCTTTACACCTCAAACGCGTGAAGTGACCTTGGAACCTGTGATGGAGATAGGTACCATTAAAATGGATGAACGGGTACAGGAACTGGATGGTATTGATCTAGTAGGTGAACGCGTTCCGATAACCGTTAAGAAGGATACACTTGAATTCAACGCCGATTCCTTTAAAACTAGACCAGATGCCACCGTAGAGGATGTGCTGAAAAAGCTTCCGGGAGTGGAAGTGGCCAGTGATGGAACTATTACGGTGAACGGAAAGGAAGTGAACCAAGTTCTCGTAAACGGTCAGGTTTTTTTTAGTACCGACCCCAAAGTGGCCACAAAATCCTTGTCCAAGGATGTGATCAGCAAAATACAGATCACGGACACCAAGACCAAGGAACAGGAATTTATCGGAGAATCTGGCAATGGCGAGACCAAAACCATCAATCTAACCTTAAAAGAGGATAAGAACAAGGGTTATATGGGGAGGTTGTCCGGCGGTTATGGTACGGATGATAGGTATCAGGCAAACGGCCTGCTCAACTATTTCAACGATACGGAACGAATAAGTGTTCTGGGCAGCAGCAACAACATCAATAATCCCGGTTTTTCCTTCGATGAGATTTATGAAATGGTGGGCAACTCTAGAGGTGGCGGAGTACGGTTCAACAGAAATGGAGCATTTTCCATTGGAGATATGTCGTTCGGTTTTGGCGAAGGTATCGTCACTTCTTCTACCATTGGAGGGAGCTATGCCAATCAGGATAAAGGGAAATACAAGGTGGATGGCAATTATTTTTATGCCTACAGCGATTCTTATAATGATGAGCGGACCTCCCGCGAAAATATACTGCCCGATGGAAGTTTTTTTACCGATACCGAGAGCAGTTTTGTAGGTGGGACCATATCCAACCAAGCGGCGGCAAATTTAGAGTTTGATATAAACAAGACCACAAGGATTACCGTACAGCCCAATTTAAGTGTGAACAACACCAATTCGTCCAACTCGGAAAATACCATTTCCACGGACGAGGACGGTAATTTGATCAACGATAATACATCTTTACAAGTTACCGATGGTTTCCAGCGAAATTTTGGCAATAGGTTGGAGATCATGAAACGACTGGATACATTGGGAAAATATGTCCGTGTGTACTTTAATAATGATAACCGGGTGAGCGATTCCGAGACTTCTCTCAATTCAGAAAGAAATATTTATGGCGATGACCCCAGCCAAGTACTTTTAAATCAAAGGACCTTGATAGATAATTCCAATGATAATTACGAACTGGGGGCATCCTACAGACAGCCGTTGAACAAGGAACTGTATTTGGATTTTAGATATAGTTACGAGAAAAACGAACAGCAGAACCAAAGAACGGTTTCAGATTTTGATGAGCTCACAGGTGAATATATCTATAACATGGCCCTAAGTTCCGATTTTGACTTTAAAGTGAACAAACACGTTCCCGAGGTGGGCGTTGGCTCCAATGGTAAAAAGTTGAGGTTTAACCTTAGGGCGCGTTTAGAGGGCAATAGGTTGGAAAACGAGGATTTTATACAGGAAACATCGTTTTCCAAGGACTATAGCAACCTGCTTCTAAGTTCTTACGCCAACTACGATTTGGGGAATAACAAAAGGATGAGTTTTATGTACCGGTCCCAATTGCAGGTACCGTCTATAAACCAAATGCAGCCAGTGCTAAACGTGAGCAATCCATTGAACATTGTTCAAGGAAACCCCAATTTGGACCCGCAGATAAACCATAATTTTTATTTGAATTTCAATAACTACAATTGGAGGGAAAGAACCGGGATTTTCTTTTGGTCCAGTTTAGACATAAATGAGGATAGGATAGTATCTAGCACTACAACGGATGAAGACTTCATCAGAACGACGACTTACCAAAATGTAAAGGGCAATTACAATGCGGCGATGGGCATCAATTACTCAAAACAGATTAAAAAGGACAGTCTTTATACCTTAAAACTCACCTTTAGGCCCAATGCAAGCATTAACAAGCAGGTAGGTTTTACCAATGGAGCCCAATTGGAGTCAAATTCCTTTGCTATAAGGCCCAGTGCGGGACTATTGTTCAACTACAAGGAAATGCTGGAGATTGAGCCCGAGTACACGTTGGCCGTTAACGCTACGCGATACAATTTGGACAATGTGGAAGATGTTGATTTTACCACGCACAACCTTTCTTTTAAACTCACCTCTTATTGGCCGGAAAATTTGGTCTGGGGGAATGATATTACCTATAGCTACAATGGCAACCTCGGTGCAGGTTTTGATAAGGATGCCATATTTTGGAACATGAGCCTGGGCGTACAAATGTTCAAAAAGAAGGCAACGTTAAAGGTGTTGGCCTACGACTTGTTGAACCAAAACATAAATACCCGTAGGACTACGGGTCAGGATTTTATCCAAGATTTTCAGGGCACCGCGCTCCGACGTTACTTTATGGGCAGTTTGACCATCAAATTCGATTCGTTTGGTGGAAAAGGAGCACCGGAAAAAAGAGGTGGGAGATTTATGAGATTGTAA